One window from the genome of Paramisgurnus dabryanus chromosome 20, PD_genome_1.1, whole genome shotgun sequence encodes:
- the gpr75 gene encoding probable G-protein coupled receptor 75, with product MCTMNSTAWPLDLAEFAKPRGLNSSRSQSDSTSGWALIHTATLASCSLLLVLIFCLGSYGNLVVFLSFFDPAFRKFRTNFDFMILNLSFCDLFICCVTAPMFALVLFLDAGDAGGGVSKGFCFAFHLTSSGFIIMSLETVAVIALHRLRMVLGQQPNRTASFPCTLALTALLWTTSFTLAAMVTLRAYPRSSGPCLPHFGLTGNKAKMVLYVYIADFAFCVGVVSISYLMIAQALRKNAQVRKCPIITVDATRPPASHPPLVAAGFEGMQCTVQVPSLYRNQTYNKLQHVQTHPFTRRTNQPLVPGAAAGATCCQLVSSVNLATAKDSKAVVTCVVIVISVLLCCLPLGISLAQDMESPESSFVHYQFELCGFALIFLKSGINPFVYSRNSAGLRRRVLCCLQWMTLGFLCCKHKTRLHAMGKGSLEVNRNKSSHHETNSAYMLSPKPQRRLVDQACGPSHSRDSMPSPCITAGRKPRPPSTSTPINTRIEPYYSIYNSSPSAGPSSPNSLQPVNSQTTAFAKSYVAMHYHTHQEVLQDFDSTSAHQIPIPSV from the coding sequence ATGTGTACCATGAACAGCACCGCGTGGCCTTTGGACCTGGCTGAGTTTGCGAAACCTCGGGGGTTGAACAGCTCCCGAAGCCAGTCTGACTCCACGAGCGGCTGGGCCTTGATCCACACGGCCACCCTTGCTTCTTGCTCCCTCCTGCTGGTCCTCATCTTTTGCTTAGGTTCTTATGGCAACTTAGTGGTTTTTTTGTCGTTCTTCGACCCGGCGTTCCGTAAGTTCCGCACCAACTTCGACTTCATGATCCTCAATCTGTCCTTCTGTGACCTTTTCATTTGCTGTGTCACCGCGCCCATGTTTGCGCTGGTGCTCTTTTTGGATGCTGGAGACGCTGGTGGTGGAGTTTCAAAGGGCTTCTGCTTCGCCTTCCACCTCACCAGCTCGGGCTTTATTATCATGTCACTGGAGACGGTGGCTGTGATCGCTCTGCATCGGCTCCGCATGGTCCTAGGTCAGCAGCCTAACCGTACGGCCTCCTTCCCTTGTACCCTGGCTCTTACGGCACTGTTATGGACAACCAGTTTCACTCTGGCGGCAATGGTTACTTTGCGAGCGTACCCGAGGAGCTCTGGGCCTTGCCTGCCCCACTTTGGTCTCACTGGCAACAAGGCCAAGATGGTATTATATGTGTACATTGCAGATTTTGCTTTCTGTGTAGGTGTGGTGTCCATCTCTTACCTCATGATTGCTCAGGCACTGAGGAAGAACGCACAGGTGCGGAAGTGTCCCATTATCACGGTGGATGCCACACGTCCACCCGCTTCTCATCCGCCGCTCGTTGCCGCGGGTTTCGAGGGCATGCAGTGTACGGTGCAGGTGCCCTCGCTTTACCGCAACCAGACGTACAACAAACTTCAGCACGTCCAGACGCACCCTTTCACCAGGAGGACCAACCAGCCCCTAGTGCCCGGGGCTGCGGCCGGAGCAACCTGCTGCCAGCTGGTTTCAAGCGTAAACCTGGCCACCGCCAAGGATTCTAAGGCGGTGGTGACATGCGTGGTGATTGTCATCTCTGTACTGCTGTGCTGTCTCCCGCTCGGCATATCGTTGGCACAGGACATGGAGTCACCGGAGAGCAGCTTCGTTCACTACCAGTTTGAGCTGTGTGGATTCGCTCTCATATTTCTCAAGTCCGGCATCAACCCGTTCGTGTACTCGCGCAACAGCGCGGGTTTGAGACGCCGGGTACTCTGCTGCCTCCAGTGGATGACGTTGGGCTTCCTGTGCTGCAAGCACAAGACACGCTTGCACGCCATGGGAAAGGGAAGCCTGGAAGTCAATCGTAACAAGTCCTCACACCACGAGACTAACTCTGCTTACATGCTTTCACCGAAGCCCCAAAGGAGGTTGGTGGACCAGGCTTGTGGACCCAGTCACTCCAGGGACAGCATGCCTAGTCCCTGCATCACTGCCGGGCGCAAACCCAGACCCCCGAGCACATCTACGCCCATCAACACTCGCATAGAGCCCTACTACAGTATCTACAATAGCAGTCCGTCAGCAGGACCGAGTTCCCCCAACAGCCTACAGCCGGTCAACTCTCAAACCACCGCTTTTGCAAAGAGCTACGTGGCTATGCACTACCATACCCACCAGGAGGTGCTGCAGGACTTTGACAGTACTTCAGCTCATCAGATTCCCATCCCATCGGTTTGA